The Sesamum indicum cultivar Zhongzhi No. 13 linkage group LG2, S_indicum_v1.0, whole genome shotgun sequence genome contains a region encoding:
- the LOC105177951 gene encoding lysine histidine transporter-like 8: MAEVVETGPTAPPVNGGEISAPPMQTQYNSPSLSRKPLLLSIEHPNAASSNAHDRANPKTMTTSRTPNFITPLGSPIRRAIKMTRLDPQDAWLPITESRNGNTFYAAFHTLCAGIGIQALVLPVSFTILGWSWGIICLTVAFVWQLYTFWLLTNLHESTETGMRYSRFLQLFNAAFGEKMGKIFALFPIMYLSGGTCVALIVVGGSTSKLFYQIVCGGHGCVAKPLTTVEWYLVFTCAAVLLSQLPNLNSIAGVSLIGAVTAIGYCTIMWIVSVTEGRLDGVSYDRIKPNTNTEWFFGVLNALGIIAFAFRGHNVTLEIQATMPSSEKKPSRVPMWRGVQAAYSIVALCLFPLAIAGYWAYGNKIPENGGILTAIYAFHGRDTSQTILGLISLFVIINALSSFQIYGMPMFDDMESKITKRMKKPCPWWLRVILRVMFGYGCFFVAVAIPFLGSLAGLIGGIAVPVTFAYPCLMWIRIKKPKKHSFMWWLNWGLGISGILLTVLLVAAGVYVVIDTGIEVSFFKPH, translated from the exons aTGGCGGAGGTGGTTGAGACTGGCCCGACAGCTCCGCCAGTGAACGGCGGGGAGATCTCGGCCCCTCCCATGCAGACACAGTACAACTCACCCTCTCTGTCGAGGAAGCCATTGTTATTGTCCATCGAGCATCCAAATGCAGCCAGCAGTAATGCTCATGACAGGGCGAACCCGAAAACTATGACTACTTCTCGGACTCCTAATTTCATTACCCCGTTGGGGAGCCCGATAAGAAGGGCGATAAAGATGACGAGGTTGGATCCTCAGGATGCTTGGCTTCCCATTACGGAGTCCAGGAATGGAAACACCTTTTATGCAGCTTTTCACACGCTTTGTGCTGGTATTGGAATTCAGGCGCTTGTGCTTCCTGTTTCCTTCACCATTCTTGGATG GAGTTGGGGAATCATATGCCTGACAGTGGCGTTTGTATGGCAACTCTACACCTTCTGGCTTTTGACTAATCTCCATGAATCCACTGAAACCGGAATGCGTTATAGCCGATTTCTCCAACTCTTTAATGCTGCTTTCG GAGAGAAAATGGGGAAAATATTTGCCCTGTTTCCAATCATGTACTTATCAGGTGGAACATGTGTAGCCCTCATTGTGGTGGGCGGCTCCACCTCAAAGCTTTTCTATCAGATTGTATGCGGCGGCCACGGCTGCGTGGCAAAGCCCTTAACCACCGTGGAGTGGTACCTGGTCTTCACCTGCGCTGCCGTGCTCCTTTCCCAACTCCCCAATCTCAACTCCATTGCTGGTGTGTCGCTGATTGGGGCCGTCACAGCTATAGGATACTGCACAATCATGTGGATCGTGTCTGTTACTGAGGGAAGACTTGACGGCGTGTCTTATGATCGCATCAAACCCAACACTAACACGGAGTGGTTCTTTGGAGTTCTGAATGCACTTGGGATCATTGCTTTTGCTTTTAGAGGACATAATGTCACTCTTGAAATCCAG gCAACTATGCCGTCAAGCGAAAAGAAGCCATCTCGTGTGCCCATGTGGAGAGGGGTCCAGGCTGCATATTCTATCGTAGCGCTGTGTCTATTTCCTCTTGCAATTGCAGGATACTGGGCATACGGAAATAAG ATACCAGAAAACGGAGGAATTCTGACAGCTATCTATGCCTTCCACGGGAGAGACACTTCACAAACAATCTTGGGATTAATAAGCTTGTTTGTGATAATCAATGCCTTGAGCTCATTCCAGATATACGGTATGCCGATGTTTGATGACATGGAGTCCAAAATCACCAAGAGGATGAAGAAGCCATGCCCCTGGTGGCTGAGGGTGATATTGAGGGTCATGTTCGGCTATGGCTGCTTCTTCGTGGCAGTGGCAATCCCATTTCTCGGAAGCCTGGCAGGATTGATTGGTGGGATTGCAGTTCCTGTGACATTTGCCTATCCATGCCTGATGTGGATCAGGATCAAGAAGCCCAAGAAACACAGCTTCATGTGGTGGCTAAACTGGGGACTGGGGATTTCAGGGATTCTGCTGACAGTCTTGCTGGTTGCTGCTGGCGTTTATGTTGTGATTGACACTGGAATTGAAGTTAGCTTTTTCAAGCCTCACTAG
- the LOC105177961 gene encoding lysine histidine transporter-like 8 — protein sequence MSELVEMNSSPVVANPPSQLHIIQSASSTPSPHLNEHSIPKTPKSPFSGIMTPLASPMKKAIASMHTYLEEVGHLTKLDPQDSWLPITESRNGNAYYAAFHTLSSGIGFQALLLPLAFTTLGWVWGIISLSLAFVWQLYTLWLLIQLHESVPGTRYSRYLRLSMVAFGERLGKILALFPTLYLAGGTCVSLIMMGGSTLKIFFHTVCGTTCNANSLSTVEWYIVFVCSAIILTQLPNLNSIAGVSLIGATTAVTYCTLTWVLSVSKIRPMGVSYEPVRTKSDVGNICSVLNALGIIAFAFRGHNLVLEIQGTMPSTVKNPSSVPMWKGVKFSYLIIACCLFPMAVGGYWAYGNLIPANGGLLSALDEYHRNDTSRVILGLTSLFVVINCLTSFQIYAMPAFDNLEFRYTSNKNGPCPWWLRTGIRVFYGCLTFFISVALPFLKSLAGLIGGIALPVTLAYPCLMWIRIKKPQKFSSMWWLNWLLGSIGMILSVLLVFGAIWTIATQGIPIHFFKPE from the exons ATGAGCGAGCTTGTGGAAATGAACTCAAGCCCGGTAGTCGCAAACCCACCATCACAATTACATATTATTCAATCAGCTTCTTCAACTCCATCACCACATCTAAATGAACACTCCATTCCAAAGACCCCTAAAAGCCCGTTTTCCGGCATTATGACACCATTGGCCAGCCCCATGAAGAAGGCCATCGCCAGCATGCATACTTACCTGGAAGAAGTCGGCCATCTCACCAAGCTCGATCCTCAGGATTCATGGCTTCCCATAACTGAGTCCCGGAATGGGAATGCCTATTACGCCGCTTTTCACACCCTCAGCTCCGGGATCGGATTCCaggctcttcttcttcctcttgcTTTTACCACACTTGGTTG GGTTTGGGGAATCATAAGCCTGTCTTTGGCTTTTGTATGGCAATTATACACTTTATGGTTACTGATTCAACTCCATGAATCCGTTCCTGGGACGCGATACAGTCGATACCTCAGGCTTTCAATGGTTGCTTTTG GGGAAAGGCTGGGAAAGATACTGGCCCTGTTTCCAACTCTGTATTTAGCAGGTGGAACCTGTGTTAGCCTGATAATGATGGGAGGAAGCACACTGAAAATCTTCTTCCACACTGTGTGTGGTACAACTTGCAATGCCAATTCGCTGTCGACTGTGGAGTGGTACATAGTTTTCGTGTGCTCAGCGATCATCTTGACTCAGCTTCCCAACCTGAACTCCATCGCCGGAGTTTCTCTGATTGGTGCAACCACGGCAGTCACATACTGTACTCTAACATGGGTGCTGTCTGTCTCCAAGATTAGGCCAATGGGTGTATCATACGAGCCCGTGAGGACAAAATCCGATGTCGGGAACATTTGCAGCGTTTTGAATGCTCTTGGTATCATTGCGTTTGCTTTTAGGGGCCACAACCTTGTCTTAGAAATTCAG GGAACGATGCCTTCAACTGTAAAGAATCCATCAAGTGTGCCAATGTGGAAGGGagtgaaattttcatatctgATCATCGCATGCTGCTTGTTTCCAATGGCTGTAGGGGGTTATTGGGCGTATGGAAATTTG ATACCAGCAAACGGAGGGCTATTGAGTGCATTGGATGAATATCACAGGAACGATACATCAAGGGTGATTTTGGGTTTAACAAGCCTCTTTGTTGTGATCAACTGCCTTACTTCATTCCAGATATATGCGATGCCAGCCTTTGACAATCTGGAGTTCAGATACACCAGCAACAAGAATGGGCCATGCCCTTGGTGGCTTAGAACAGGGATTAGAGTATTTTATGGCTGCCTCACGTTCTTCATATCTGTTGCACTCCCATTCTTGAAAAGCCTGGCGGGGTTGATTGGAGGGATCGCCTTACCTGTCACTCTTGCATATCCCTGCTTGATGTGGATTAGGATCAAGAAACCCCAGAAGTTTAGTTCAATGTGGTGGTTAAATTGGTTGCTTGGATCTATTGGAATGATCTTGAGTGTGCTGCTAGTGTTTGGAGCAATATGGACTATAGCAACACAAGGAATTCCGATCCACTTCTTCAAGCCAGAATAA
- the LOC105177970 gene encoding uncharacterized protein LOC105177970 encodes MITRSKLAEQLREYQTRSKYDWTSGSLFSTSSALASSRVDVAVFVIWELVILAFFVFSAVSLYFKHLRLSMFLLCTTLLLLLCMKITKQVRVARKKQRRMLLPLSM; translated from the exons ATGATAACGCGATCCAAGTTGGCCGAGCAGCTCAGAGAGTATCAGACTCGATCCAAATATGATTGGACTTCCGGTTCTTTATTCTCCACCTCCTCCGCTCTCGCCTCTTCTag GGTTGATGTTGCAGTCTTTGTTATATGGGAGCTTGTTATTTTAGCATTCTTTGTGTTCTCAGCTGTTTCATTATACTTTAAGCATTTAAGGCTTTCTATGTTTTTGTTATGTACTACACTGCTTCTGCTTTTATGCATGAAAATTACAAAGCAAGTAAGAGTTGCTCGGAAGAAGCAACGAAGGATGCTTCTTCCATTATCTATGTAG